One genomic window of Opitutia bacterium includes the following:
- a CDS encoding putative Na+/H+ antiporter has product MPGASVWEVVRARATAEPFNVVATLIFVLAVLHTFASAKIRHWAHVLEERHAARLERKPARADHNDDGQPDEVSFWGQILHFLGEVEAIFGFWVVVLLGAIVWFKGLDTGIHYLGNTVNYTEALFVVIIMTLASTRPVLRLAEQTLRLVASLGRGRPVAWWLSILTVAPLLGSFITEPAAMTIAALLLGKQFYALNPSARLKYATLGLLFVNVSIGGTLTHFAAPPVLMVAAAWQWDMAYMFTHFGWHAITGIVLSNGVYFLVFRRELLALQPAADVGADGEPVPAWVTAVHLAFLGFTVWMAHHPALFIGGFLFYLAFAQATAHHQSRLDLRGPMLVGFFLAGLVVHGGLQAWWIQPVLGSLGELPLFAGATVLTAFNDNALITYLATLVPGFTEELKFAVVAGAVTGGGLTVIANAPNPAGQSILQRYFPEGVSPLGLFLGALVPTLIVAFSFLVL; this is encoded by the coding sequence ATGCCGGGCGCTTCGGTGTGGGAGGTGGTGAGGGCGCGCGCGACGGCGGAGCCGTTCAATGTCGTGGCAACGCTCATCTTCGTGCTGGCGGTCCTGCACACCTTCGCCAGCGCAAAAATCCGCCACTGGGCGCACGTGCTCGAGGAGCGCCATGCGGCGCGTTTGGAACGCAAGCCGGCGCGCGCCGATCACAATGACGATGGCCAGCCGGACGAAGTGAGTTTCTGGGGGCAGATCCTGCATTTTCTCGGCGAGGTCGAGGCGATCTTCGGTTTCTGGGTCGTCGTCTTGCTCGGCGCGATCGTGTGGTTCAAGGGGCTCGACACCGGAATCCACTATCTGGGCAACACGGTGAATTACACCGAGGCGTTGTTCGTGGTGATCATCATGACGCTCGCGTCGACCCGCCCCGTGCTGCGGCTCGCGGAGCAGACTTTGCGGCTTGTGGCGTCGCTCGGACGCGGCCGGCCGGTCGCCTGGTGGCTCTCGATTCTCACGGTCGCGCCGCTGCTGGGCTCGTTCATCACCGAGCCGGCGGCCATGACGATCGCGGCGCTGCTGCTCGGGAAGCAGTTCTACGCGCTGAATCCCAGCGCGCGTCTAAAATACGCCACGCTCGGCCTGCTGTTCGTGAACGTCTCCATCGGTGGCACGCTGACGCATTTCGCCGCGCCGCCGGTGCTGATGGTGGCGGCGGCGTGGCAGTGGGACATGGCCTACATGTTCACGCACTTTGGCTGGCATGCGATCACCGGCATCGTGTTGTCCAACGGCGTCTATTTCCTCGTGTTCCGTCGTGAACTGCTCGCGCTCCAGCCCGCGGCCGATGTGGGCGCGGATGGCGAGCCGGTGCCGGCGTGGGTGACGGCGGTGCATCTCGCGTTTCTCGGTTTTACGGTGTGGATGGCACATCATCCGGCGCTGTTCATCGGCGGCTTCCTGTTCTACCTCGCGTTCGCGCAGGCCACGGCGCACCACCAGAGCCGGCTCGATTTGCGCGGGCCGATGCTGGTCGGCTTCTTCCTCGCAGGTCTCGTGGTGCACGGAGGATTGCAGGCGTGGTGGATTCAGCCGGTGCTCGGGAGTCTCGGTGAGTTGCCGCTCTTTGCCGGGGCGACGGTGCTGACGGCGTTCAACGACAACGCGCTCATCACGTATCTCGCGACGCTGGTGCCGGGCTTCACGGAAGAACTGAAGTTCGCGGTCGTCGCCGGAGCCGTCACGGGCGGCGGTCTCACGGTCATCGCCAACGCGCCGAATCCCGCGGGGCAGTCGATTCTCCAGCGCTATTTCCCGGAGGGCGTGTCGCCGCTCGGGCTTTTTCTCGGTGCGCTCGTGCCGACGCTGATCGTGGCGTTTTCGTTCCTCGTGCTCTGA
- a CDS encoding HAD-IB family phosphatase → MWRAFSLAGIGNLRRGKSSARSSSAVFVSTVSDVKLLCFDCDSTLSAIEGVDEFARLRGEECFRQSEQMTRDAMDGRIPLEQIFGKRLELIRPAQSDVARIAELYLREIEPTAAATVVAAKAAGWTPLIISGGFVQAIRPLADFLGIARIEAVELRFDAAGAYAGFTPHPASRKGGKPEVVRRLRAELRPSRVIAVGDGASDLEMRDEVDVFVGFGRYAERAAVKAGAHRFAYRLDEILPLLA, encoded by the coding sequence ATGTGGAGGGCTTTTTCTTTGGCCGGAATCGGGAACCTGAGACGCGGAAAAAGTTCGGCGCGGTCGTCGTCGGCTGTTTTCGTCAGCACCGTGTCTGACGTGAAACTCCTCTGCTTCGACTGCGATTCCACCCTTAGCGCCATCGAAGGCGTGGACGAATTCGCCCGCTTGCGCGGCGAGGAGTGCTTCCGTCAGAGCGAGCAGATGACGCGCGACGCGATGGATGGTCGCATCCCGCTCGAACAGATTTTCGGCAAACGCCTCGAGCTGATCCGGCCGGCGCAATCCGACGTCGCGCGCATCGCCGAGCTCTACCTGCGCGAGATTGAACCGACGGCCGCCGCGACCGTGGTGGCGGCGAAGGCGGCGGGCTGGACGCCGTTGATCATCAGCGGCGGCTTCGTGCAGGCGATCCGCCCGCTGGCCGACTTTCTCGGCATCGCGCGCATCGAAGCGGTGGAACTCCGGTTCGACGCGGCAGGAGCCTACGCGGGTTTCACGCCTCACCCGGCATCGCGCAAGGGCGGCAAGCCGGAGGTGGTGCGCCGTTTGCGCGCGGAGTTGCGCCCGAGCCGCGTGATCGCAGTGGGCGACGGCGCCAGCGATCTCGAGATGCGCGACGAGGTTGACGTTTTCGTCGGCTTTGGGCGCTATGCCGAGCGTGCGGCCGTGAAGGCCGGTGCGCACCGCTTCGCTTACCGCCTCGACGAAATCCTTCCTTTGCTCGCGTGA
- the rpmE gene encoding 50S ribosomal protein L31, producing MKAQGHPALNNVCFLDIGTGKRFLTKSTMKSARTEKIDGQDYFVIVRDVTMDSHPAYTGEKRLVDTAGRVEKFTSKFKRGAAKK from the coding sequence ATGAAAGCCCAAGGCCATCCCGCTTTGAACAACGTTTGCTTCCTCGATATCGGCACGGGCAAGCGTTTCCTCACCAAGTCCACGATGAAGTCCGCCCGCACCGAGAAGATCGACGGCCAGGACTACTTCGTCATCGTCCGCGACGTCACGATGGATTCGCATCCCGCCTACACCGGCGAGAAGCGCCTCGTCGACACCGCCGGCCGCGTCGAGAAGTTCACCTCGAAGTTCAAGCGCGGCGCCGCCAAGAAATAA
- the rpmJ gene encoding 50S ribosomal protein L36, which produces MKVVSSIKSAKTRHPDCQVVRRKGRIYVINKTDPRYKARQG; this is translated from the coding sequence ATGAAAGTCGTTTCCTCCATCAAATCCGCCAAGACGCGTCACCCGGACTGCCAGGTCGTCCGCCGCAAGGGCCGCATCTACGTCATCAACAAGACCGACCCGCGCTACAAGGCGCGCCAGGGCTGA
- a CDS encoding class II aldolase/adducin family protein → MNSSWLHPREQLVATMARIYRLRMTTTSGGNLSIRDEDGSIWITPSRVDKGNLTAGDIVRVWPDGKTEGLHPPSSELPFHAEIYRRRPDLKAIVHAHPGALVAFSICRELPDTRVQTHVFDVCGKLVFAPYACPGTQQLGDNIAAAFATGAACVLLENHGVVVGGSDLQDAFQRFETLEFLAQTLVRANGLGPRLVAPASALGRDTMPELAALPPHVPGTTELQLRGDICRYVQRAYAQRLLISTAGAFSARVQGDAFVITPRRRDRLELEAPGLVRVENGAATAGQKPSRAVRLHAEIYARHPKVGAIINAQPIHASAFCLTDEPFNPNTIPESAVVLRQVLRLPFLRLVEDAAEIASRVSLEGAPAVLITNEGVLVVGRTLLEAFDRLEVLEATAEALLLARPLGRLVPMPESAIEELRRVFG, encoded by the coding sequence ATGAACTCCAGCTGGCTGCATCCTCGGGAACAACTCGTAGCGACGATGGCGCGCATCTACCGCCTGCGCATGACGACCACGTCGGGAGGCAATCTCTCGATCCGTGACGAAGACGGTAGCATCTGGATCACGCCGTCGCGCGTCGACAAGGGCAACTTGACGGCCGGCGACATCGTGCGCGTGTGGCCGGATGGCAAGACCGAGGGATTGCATCCGCCGTCGTCGGAGCTGCCGTTTCACGCGGAGATTTATCGTCGCCGGCCGGACCTGAAGGCGATCGTGCACGCGCACCCCGGCGCGCTCGTCGCCTTCTCGATCTGTCGCGAGCTCCCCGACACGCGCGTGCAGACGCACGTCTTCGATGTGTGCGGCAAACTTGTATTCGCTCCCTATGCTTGCCCCGGCACGCAGCAACTCGGCGACAACATCGCGGCGGCGTTCGCGACCGGTGCGGCGTGCGTGCTGCTCGAGAATCACGGCGTGGTCGTCGGCGGTTCGGACCTGCAGGACGCGTTTCAGCGCTTCGAAACCCTGGAGTTTCTGGCGCAAACGCTCGTGCGCGCCAACGGCCTCGGCCCGCGTCTCGTCGCTCCGGCGTCGGCGCTCGGTCGCGACACGATGCCCGAACTCGCGGCGCTTCCGCCGCATGTGCCCGGCACGACCGAGTTGCAGCTCCGCGGCGACATCTGCCGCTACGTCCAGCGCGCCTACGCGCAACGTCTGCTGATCAGCACGGCGGGGGCGTTTTCGGCCCGGGTGCAGGGCGATGCCTTCGTCATCACGCCGCGCCGGCGCGATCGTCTCGAACTGGAAGCACCGGGCTTGGTGCGCGTCGAAAACGGCGCCGCCACGGCCGGTCAAAAGCCGAGCCGCGCGGTGCGGCTGCACGCGGAAATCTACGCCCGGCATCCGAAGGTCGGCGCCATCATCAATGCGCAGCCGATCCACGCCTCGGCGTTCTGCCTGACCGACGAGCCGTTCAATCCCAACACGATTCCCGAAAGCGCGGTCGTGCTGCGCCAAGTGTTGCGGCTGCCGTTCCTTCGCCTGGTCGAAGATGCCGCCGAGATCGCGAGTCGCGTTTCCCTCGAGGGAGCGCCGGCCGTGCTCATCACCAACGAGGGTGTCCTCGTTGTCGGGCGGACCTTGCTCGAGGCCTTCGATCGCCTCGAAGTGCTCGAGGCGACCGCCGAGGCGCTGCTGCTCGCGCGGCCACTGGGCCGGCTCGTGCCGATGCCCGAGAGCGCGATCGAGGAGCTGCGGCGGGTTTTCGGCTGA
- a CDS encoding class II aldolase/adducin family protein — protein MLAVSLSTLLDLSRELGAPERQLAILGEGNTSCRLEHGDFLVKASGSSLATLTEQDVTTCSAAPLIALLDDAAAGDAEVDATLMRSRRQPQDKKPSVEAVFHAWLLGLPGVNFVGHTHPIAVNALLCSAHARTFAANRLFPDEIVCCGPASVFVPYTDPGLELARAIRHETLAFQARVGQLPRVILLENHGLIAIGPTAAAVKAATLMAEKAASIFIGAASVGAVKFLSPEQVARIAGRSDEHHRRKVLGI, from the coding sequence ATTTTAGCCGTGAGTCTTTCCACGCTGCTCGATCTTTCGCGGGAACTCGGCGCTCCCGAGCGCCAGCTCGCCATTCTCGGCGAGGGCAACACTTCGTGCCGCCTCGAGCACGGAGATTTTCTGGTGAAGGCCAGCGGCAGCTCGCTGGCCACGCTGACGGAGCAGGACGTCACGACCTGCTCCGCCGCGCCGTTGATAGCGTTGCTCGACGACGCGGCGGCCGGTGACGCGGAGGTCGACGCGACGCTCATGCGTTCGCGGCGGCAGCCGCAGGACAAAAAGCCGTCGGTCGAGGCGGTGTTTCACGCGTGGCTGCTTGGCCTGCCGGGCGTGAACTTCGTCGGGCACACGCACCCGATCGCCGTCAACGCACTGCTTTGCTCGGCGCACGCGCGCACGTTTGCGGCGAATCGCCTTTTCCCCGACGAGATCGTCTGCTGCGGGCCGGCGAGCGTGTTCGTGCCTTACACCGACCCGGGACTCGAACTCGCCCGGGCGATCCGCCACGAGACACTCGCATTCCAAGCGCGTGTCGGGCAGCTCCCGCGAGTCATCCTGCTTGAAAACCACGGCCTGATCGCGATCGGCCCGACCGCCGCGGCCGTCAAGGCCGCCACGCTCATGGCTGAAAAGGCCGCGAGCATCTTCATCGGAGCCGCCAGCGTCGGCGCCGTGAAGTTCCTTTCCCCTGAGCAGGTCGCGCGCATCGCGGGACGCTCGGACGAGCATCATCGACGGAAGGTGCTCGGAATCTGA
- a CDS encoding L-fucose/L-arabinose isomerase family protein encodes MKNTPSKTVLLVANGDLRQSANEKCWPAQAAMEKQLAAALKRFGYKLERAHPYDAKRQHGFIGSQKEGLEVFARIDPKKPLIVAESVWQYSHHLLPGLVSHRGPILTVANWSGTWPGLVGMLNLNGSLTKAGVAYSTLWSENFDDAAFLGGLERWLKTGKVAHRTNHVRSLARCRVPVRARKVAGGLAKELQTKKSIMGVFDEGCMGMFNAIIPDELLFPTGVFKERLSQSALYYGATQVSDQEAQEVFDWYVQRGLKFHFGTNEETDLTRRQVLWQCKTYIAAVRIADEFGCDTIGIQYQQGLKDLLPASDLVEGTLNNADRPPVRRADGSIIRDGEPIPHFNEVDECAGLDGLLTYRVHKALGQPVENTLHDLRWGDFDRSGTTEEYVWVFLISGSAPPAHHVGGWAGSDSHRQPAMYFRLGGGTLRGVAKPGEIVWSRFFVEKGKLKMDLGRAKVITLPEAETERRWQETTYQWPIMHAVTYGIDRDRMMARHKANHIQVAYANSAAEADLALYTKAALAAALGVEVSLCGTKADGSAF; translated from the coding sequence ATGAAAAACACCCCCTCGAAGACCGTCCTGCTCGTCGCGAACGGCGACCTGCGTCAATCCGCCAACGAAAAATGCTGGCCCGCGCAAGCGGCGATGGAGAAGCAGCTGGCCGCGGCGTTGAAGCGTTTCGGTTACAAGTTGGAGCGCGCGCACCCGTATGATGCGAAGCGCCAGCACGGTTTCATCGGTTCGCAAAAGGAGGGCCTCGAGGTTTTTGCGCGGATCGATCCGAAGAAGCCGCTGATCGTCGCGGAGTCCGTCTGGCAGTATTCGCATCACTTGCTGCCGGGACTCGTTTCGCATCGCGGACCGATTCTCACGGTGGCGAATTGGTCGGGCACTTGGCCGGGGCTCGTCGGCATGCTCAACTTGAATGGATCGCTCACCAAGGCGGGCGTCGCTTACTCGACGCTGTGGAGCGAGAACTTCGATGACGCCGCGTTTCTCGGAGGATTGGAGCGTTGGCTCAAGACCGGCAAGGTCGCGCACCGCACCAACCACGTGCGCTCGCTCGCGCGCTGCCGCGTGCCGGTCCGTGCGCGCAAGGTCGCGGGCGGTCTCGCGAAGGAGCTCCAGACGAAGAAGAGCATCATGGGCGTCTTCGACGAGGGCTGCATGGGGATGTTCAACGCGATCATCCCGGACGAGCTGCTGTTCCCCACCGGCGTGTTCAAGGAGCGCCTCTCGCAGTCCGCGCTCTACTACGGCGCCACGCAGGTCTCGGATCAGGAGGCGCAGGAGGTCTTCGACTGGTATGTGCAGCGCGGACTGAAGTTCCACTTCGGCACGAACGAGGAAACCGACCTCACGCGCCGGCAGGTGCTTTGGCAGTGCAAGACCTACATCGCCGCCGTGCGCATCGCCGATGAGTTCGGCTGCGACACGATCGGCATTCAATACCAGCAGGGTTTGAAGGACCTGCTGCCCGCGTCCGACCTCGTCGAGGGCACGCTGAACAATGCCGACCGCCCGCCCGTGCGCCGTGCCGACGGCAGCATCATCCGCGACGGCGAGCCGATCCCGCATTTCAACGAAGTCGACGAATGCGCGGGTCTCGACGGGCTGTTGACCTATCGCGTTCACAAGGCGCTCGGCCAGCCGGTCGAGAATACGCTGCACGACCTGCGTTGGGGCGACTTCGACCGCTCGGGCACCACCGAGGAATACGTCTGGGTGTTTCTCATCTCGGGCAGCGCTCCGCCGGCGCATCACGTCGGCGGCTGGGCGGGCAGCGACTCGCACCGTCAGCCGGCGATGTATTTCCGCCTCGGCGGTGGCACGCTGCGCGGCGTCGCGAAGCCCGGCGAGATCGTTTGGAGCCGTTTCTTCGTCGAAAAGGGCAAGCTGAAGATGGACCTCGGTCGCGCGAAAGTCATCACGCTGCCCGAAGCCGAAACCGAGCGCCGCTGGCAGGAGACCACTTATCAATGGCCGATCATGCACGCCGTCACTTATGGCATCGACCGCGACCGCATGATGGCGCGTCACAAGGCGAATCACATCCAGGTCGCCTACGCCAACTCCGCGGCCGAAGCCGATCTCGCGCTCTACACGAAGGCCGCGCTCGCCGCCGCGCTCGGCGTCGAGGTTTCGCTTTGCGGCACGAAGGCCGACGGTTCCGCATTTTAG
- a CDS encoding helix-turn-helix transcriptional regulator gives MADRYPPRNPPPSPAILDRLLASHVAGSRYIFPDLAPKRGVEWTVALAGRERCSPDYLVDRQNYPFHVVELVVRGSGTVRLGDGRKHRVGPGTVFSCASDQACWLKTDPSDPLDKYFFALAGTRVRARLTAAHLAPGTVRHIALPAEAIAVAEDLIREGQRHHSHTTAICVKLLELLLLRFEAAPADRPRPDDDRARANFIRCKKLIEERAASLQTLEELAALVHLDPSSICRLFRRFQGSSPYQELTRRKMTLAAGILLEEGGLVKEAAARVGFDDPYHFSRCFKSVHGLSPNAFSVRFGARPR, from the coding sequence ATGGCTGACCGCTACCCGCCCCGCAATCCGCCGCCCTCGCCCGCGATTCTGGACCGCCTGCTCGCATCGCACGTCGCCGGATCTCGTTACATTTTTCCCGACCTCGCGCCGAAACGCGGCGTCGAGTGGACGGTGGCGTTGGCCGGCCGCGAGCGCTGCAGTCCCGACTATCTCGTCGATCGGCAAAACTATCCATTTCACGTCGTCGAACTCGTCGTGCGCGGGAGCGGCACCGTCCGCCTGGGAGACGGCCGCAAGCATCGCGTTGGCCCCGGCACGGTCTTCAGTTGCGCGAGCGATCAGGCCTGCTGGTTGAAAACCGATCCCAGCGATCCGCTCGACAAATACTTCTTCGCTCTCGCCGGCACCCGGGTTCGCGCGCGTCTCACCGCCGCGCATCTCGCTCCCGGCACCGTGCGGCACATCGCGCTCCCGGCCGAGGCGATCGCGGTGGCCGAGGATCTGATTCGGGAGGGGCAGCGCCATCACTCGCACACGACCGCGATTTGCGTGAAGCTGCTCGAACTGCTCCTGCTGCGCTTCGAAGCCGCGCCGGCGGACCGTCCGCGTCCGGACGACGACCGCGCTCGCGCAAACTTCATTCGCTGCAAGAAACTGATCGAGGAGCGCGCCGCCTCGCTGCAGACGCTCGAAGAACTCGCCGCCCTCGTTCACCTCGACCCGTCGAGCATTTGCCGCCTCTTCCGTCGCTTTCAGGGCTCAAGTCCCTACCAGGAGCTGACGCGGCGCAAGATGACGCTCGCAGCGGGAATCCTGCTCGAGGAAGGCGGCCTCGTGAAGGAGGCCGCCGCGCGCGTCGGCTTCGACGATCCCTATCATTTCTCGCGCTGTTTCAAGAGCGTGCATGGCCTCTCTCCGAACGCGTTCTCGGTGCGCTTCGGGGCGCGGCCGCGGTAA
- a CDS encoding BON domain-containing protein: MKTRNLSLLLAVVATPLALLASSSTDRKIEDAAKSSYNYRTVLEDHVKVKANDGVVTLTGTVQDQDDKALAADTVENLPGVVRINNEIKVESAYAEHSDAWMAFKIRSRLLVKANVSATSTTVDVKDGMVILSGTADNQAQKELTEVYAREIDWVKSVQNDIVVKDNPATAMTMGEKIDDASITSQVKYALLSHKSTSALKTRVTTNDSTVVITGVASSEAEKSLVTKLAKDVRGVMSVTNNMTVKS; this comes from the coding sequence ATGAAAACCAGAAATCTCTCCCTGCTGCTGGCGGTCGTCGCCACGCCTCTCGCGCTGCTCGCCTCCTCCTCCACCGATCGCAAGATCGAGGACGCGGCGAAATCTTCCTACAACTACCGCACGGTCCTCGAGGATCACGTCAAGGTGAAGGCCAACGACGGCGTCGTCACCCTCACCGGCACGGTGCAGGATCAGGACGACAAGGCCCTCGCGGCGGACACCGTCGAAAATCTTCCCGGAGTCGTGCGCATCAACAACGAGATCAAAGTCGAGTCGGCCTACGCGGAACATTCCGACGCCTGGATGGCGTTCAAGATCCGCAGCCGCCTGCTCGTGAAGGCCAACGTCAGCGCGACCTCCACCACCGTCGACGTCAAGGACGGCATGGTCATTCTCAGCGGCACCGCTGACAACCAAGCGCAAAAGGAACTCACCGAAGTCTACGCCCGCGAGATCGATTGGGTGAAGTCGGTGCAAAACGACATCGTGGTGAAAGACAATCCTGCGACGGCGATGACGATGGGCGAGAAAATCGACGACGCCTCGATCACCAGCCAGGTCAAATACGCGCTCCTCAGCCACAAATCCACGAGCGCCCTGAAAACCAGGGTCACAACGAATGACTCCACCGTCGTCATTACCGGCGTCGCTTCTTCCGAAGCCGAAAAGTCACTCGTGACCAAACTCGCCAAGGACGTTCGCGGCGTGATGAGCGTCACGAACAATATGACGGTCAAGAGCTGA
- a CDS encoding sigma-70 family RNA polymerase sigma factor, which produces MILTPSSLHDAELVRRFQAGDESAFGEIAARHRDRLLAIAQRYLGNRADAEEIAQDTLLHAYRGLASFRGESSLASWLHRIASNLSCNRYWYFHRRRRHVTQALDSRLGPGGTSCIADFIASEAPDPARMSIHREFLAEVTASMQRLSPLQREILSRRNLSGHSYARIAREFGICIGTVKSRLARARGSVRKLLAEKYAAPEVGAPNAAQWFEPHRLTHSPSDAAR; this is translated from the coding sequence GTGATTTTGACTCCCTCCTCGCTCCACGATGCGGAACTGGTGCGCCGCTTCCAAGCGGGCGACGAGAGCGCGTTCGGCGAGATCGCCGCCCGGCATCGCGATCGCCTGCTCGCGATCGCCCAGCGCTACCTCGGCAACCGCGCGGATGCCGAGGAGATCGCGCAGGACACCCTTCTCCACGCCTATCGCGGCCTCGCCTCGTTTCGCGGCGAATCCTCGCTCGCCTCCTGGTTGCACCGCATCGCGTCGAACCTTTCGTGCAACCGCTACTGGTATTTCCACCGCCGCCGCCGGCACGTCACGCAAGCACTCGACAGCCGCCTCGGCCCCGGTGGCACCTCCTGCATCGCCGACTTCATCGCCAGCGAGGCCCCCGATCCCGCACGCATGTCGATTCATCGGGAGTTCCTCGCGGAAGTCACCGCCTCCATGCAACGGCTGAGCCCGCTGCAGCGCGAGATACTCTCCCGCCGCAATCTCAGCGGACATTCCTATGCGCGGATCGCCCGCGAATTTGGCATCTGCATCGGCACGGTGAAGAGCAGGCTCGCGCGCGCGCGCGGAAGCGTGCGCAAACTCCTCGCGGAAAAATACGCGGCGCCCGAAGTCGGCGCGCCGAACGCCGCGCAATGGTTCGAGCCGCATCGGCTCACCCACTCCCCGTCGGACGCCGCGCGCTGA
- a CDS encoding PRC-barrel domain containing protein, which translates to MFRHLTQLYGAKLGASDGDIGHVKDFYFDDQSWIVRYLVVDTGSWLTGRLVLLSPHAFAPEALGNAVAHDRSLAVNLTRKQIEGSPAIDTHRPVSRQFEADYYRHYGWPTYWADGGMWGAADFPTTETGTAPAGPLHHGHNQRDDVHLRSTKAVTGYHLQATDGEVGSVRDFLFDGKIWTIRELIIDTGHWYARRELRLHVSKVARVSYEEARVFVNLPRSELHAPASNGEAKARTIRHSGTQTRD; encoded by the coding sequence ATGTTCCGACATCTCACCCAACTTTACGGCGCCAAACTCGGCGCCTCCGACGGCGACATCGGCCACGTGAAGGATTTCTATTTCGACGACCAATCCTGGATCGTGCGCTACCTCGTGGTCGACACGGGTTCGTGGCTCACCGGCCGTCTCGTGTTGCTCTCGCCTCACGCCTTCGCGCCGGAAGCCCTTGGCAACGCCGTCGCCCACGACCGCAGCCTCGCGGTCAATCTGACGCGAAAACAGATCGAAGGCAGTCCAGCCATCGACACACACCGCCCCGTCTCCCGCCAGTTCGAGGCCGACTACTACCGCCACTACGGCTGGCCAACCTACTGGGCGGACGGAGGCATGTGGGGTGCGGCCGACTTTCCGACCACCGAAACCGGCACCGCTCCGGCCGGCCCGCTTCATCACGGACACAACCAGCGTGACGACGTTCACCTCCGCAGCACGAAGGCCGTGACCGGTTACCATCTCCAGGCGACGGACGGAGAAGTCGGCTCCGTGCGCGACTTCCTGTTCGACGGCAAGATCTGGACCATCCGCGAGCTGATCATCGACACCGGCCACTGGTATGCCCGCCGGGAGCTTCGCCTGCACGTCTCCAAGGTCGCGCGCGTCAGCTACGAGGAAGCCAGAGTGTTCGTGAACCTGCCCCGCTCCGAACTCCACGCCCCTGCGTCAAACGGCGAGGCCAAAGCCCGCACGATCCGTCACTCGGGCACGCAAACCCGGGATTGA
- a CDS encoding flavodoxin family protein, which translates to MATLIVIYHSLSGHTKLQAEAVLRGALSAPDCVATLYTAEEAAAHLDALDAADAIIFGCPTYMGSMSAGMKTFIEVAAKKWFTLAWKDKIAGAFTNSSSFSGDKLNTLVGLLLNAMQHGMIFVGLGLMPSANEPKAMNQLAGPGTDAQNRVGSYVGPMATSFQVAPPAAPSRGDLDTAEIYGRRVAVITAQFVRGRTA; encoded by the coding sequence ATGGCCACTCTCATCGTCATTTATCACTCCCTCTCCGGCCACACGAAGCTCCAGGCAGAAGCCGTGCTCCGCGGCGCGCTGAGTGCGCCGGATTGCGTCGCCACACTCTACACGGCTGAGGAAGCGGCCGCCCACCTCGACGCACTCGACGCCGCCGACGCCATCATCTTCGGCTGCCCGACCTACATGGGCAGCATGTCCGCCGGCATGAAGACCTTCATCGAGGTCGCCGCGAAAAAATGGTTCACGCTCGCGTGGAAGGACAAGATCGCCGGCGCGTTCACCAACTCCTCGTCGTTCTCCGGCGACAAGCTCAACACCCTCGTCGGCCTGCTGCTCAATGCCATGCAGCATGGCATGATCTTCGTCGGCCTCGGCCTGATGCCGTCGGCCAACGAGCCCAAGGCCATGAACCAACTCGCCGGCCCGGGCACCGACGCGCAGAACCGCGTCGGCTCCTACGTCGGGCCCATGGCGACCAGCTTCCAAGTCGCGCCGCCGGCCGCGCCCAGTCGCGGAGACCTCGACACCGCCGAAATCTACGGGCGGCGCGTCGCAGTCATCACCGCCCAATTCGTCCGTGGTCGCACGGCATAA